The following are from one region of the Gossypium hirsutum isolate 1008001.06 chromosome D03, Gossypium_hirsutum_v2.1, whole genome shotgun sequence genome:
- the LOC107950925 gene encoding GATA transcription factor 4: MEAADFFVGGYYDVAAGDGFLPEQKPPENFTVDDLLDFSNEDAIISDCFLDNVAANSTDSSTVTTGGDSHFSSANVPHLSQFSGELCVPYDDLAELEWLSNFVEDSFSTDQNLQSNVQILATSKSPTPESSSSSTRSDNNPILQHDIPHPAKARSKRSRAPPCDWSTRVLHLIPKSMGQKKRENSNANPESSGRKCLHCAAEKTPQWRTGPMGPKTLCNACGVRYKSGRLVPEYRPAASPTFVSTKHSNSHRKVLELRRQKDLQRAQHQQFLSQTSIFGISDGGGGTDDFLIHHHGVPHFRHMI, encoded by the exons ATGGAGGCGGCGGACTTCTTCGTCGGAGGATATTACGATGTTGCAGCAGGCGACGGTTTCTTGCCGGAGCAAAAGCCACCAGAGAATTTCACGGTGGACGACCTCCTTGACTTCTCCAATGAAGATGCTATTATCAGCGACTGTTTCCTCGACAATGTCGCCGCCAATTCCACCGATTCCTCCACCGTCACTACCGGAGGCGATAGCCACTTCTCCTCCGCTAATGTCCCTCACCTCTCTCAGTTCTCCGGCGAACTCTGCGTCCCG TATGATGATTTGGCGGAACTTGAATGGCTCTCGAATTTCGTAGAAGACTCCTTCTCAACAGATCAGAATTTACAAAGCAACGTCCAGATATTGGCCACCTCAAAATCACCCACGCCCGAATCATCCTCTTCATCCACCCGATCCGACAACAACCCGATTCTCCAACACGACATTCCACACCCGGCGAAAGCCCGGTCTAAGCGTTCACGGGCACCACCTTGCGATTGGTCCACCCGGGTGCTCCACCTCATCCCGAAATCCATGGGCCAGAAGAAAAGGGAGAACTCCAACGCCAACCCGGAGTCTTCCGGTCGTAAATGTTTGCATTGTGCGGCGGAGAAGACCCCGCAATGGAGAACGGGTCCAATGGGTCCGAAAACACTTTGTAATGCGTGTGGGGTGAGGTATAAGTCGGGTCGGTTGGTACCTGAATACCGACCCGCGGCAAGCCCGACATTTGTGTCGACGAAGCATTCGAATTCGCATAGGAAAGTTTTGGAGCTTAGGAGGCAAAAGGATTTGCAAAGAGCACAGCACCAACAATTCCTTAGTCAAACTTCGATTTTCGGCATATCCGACGGTGGTGGTGGTACTGATGATTTCTTGATCCATCATCATGGTGTGCCCCATTTTAGGCACATGatttag